In the Streptomyces sp. NBC_00525 genome, one interval contains:
- a CDS encoding TetR/AcrR family transcriptional regulator, whose product MTTDPGSRRRAPAGAAVLREDVTDAIRSAVFAELAAVGFARMSIEGIARRAGVGKTAVYRRWKSKLHLVLDLVSAVAAQGLPAPATGSLHGDVRAVLELAAYALRHPLASQVIPDLLVEAARNPEISDAIKAALLDPREGIAAVVVRDAVDRGELPPGSDPDRALDLIVGPLYWRLAVVRGELPPGYLDDLAASAVTALTQGPTPGE is encoded by the coding sequence ATGACCACCGACCCCGGAAGCCGCCGCCGAGCCCCGGCGGGAGCCGCCGTCCTGCGCGAGGACGTGACCGACGCCATTCGCAGCGCGGTGTTCGCGGAGCTGGCGGCGGTCGGCTTCGCGCGGATGTCCATCGAGGGCATCGCGCGCCGGGCCGGCGTCGGCAAGACGGCCGTCTACCGGCGCTGGAAGTCCAAGCTGCACCTGGTGCTGGACCTGGTCTCGGCCGTCGCCGCGCAGGGCCTGCCCGCCCCCGCGACCGGCTCGCTGCACGGGGACGTGCGCGCCGTGCTCGAACTGGCCGCGTACGCCCTGCGCCACCCGCTCGCCTCCCAGGTCATCCCGGACCTGCTGGTCGAGGCGGCCCGCAATCCGGAGATCTCCGACGCCATCAAGGCGGCCCTGCTCGACCCGCGGGAGGGCATCGCCGCCGTGGTCGTCCGGGACGCCGTCGACCGGGGCGAGCTGCCGCCCGGCAGCGACCCCGACCGGGCCCTGGACCTCATCGTCGGGCCGCTCTACTGGCGGCTCGCGGTGGTCCGCGGCGAGCTGCCGCCGGGGTACCTGGACGACCTCGCCGCCTCCGCCGTGACGGCGCTCACCCAGGGCCCGACCCCCGGCGAGTGA
- a CDS encoding ABC transporter permease yields MVSQTTAPAPVDTPPPTAPPVYGPGELAELAARHGLTVSGARPSLPAYVRQLWGRRHFITAFATAKLTAQYSQAKLGQIWQIMTPLLNATVYYFIFGILMKTKHGVPDFVPFLVTGVFIWTFTSSSITAGTRAVSGNIGLVRALHFPRASLPIALALQQLQQLLFSLGALLLILLAFGQFPQPAWLLAVPALALQAVFNTGVSMVMARLAARTPDIAQLTPFVLRTWMYASGVMWSMDTMLSGDRVPHWVKLALELNPAAVYIDLVRFALIDSFGGNQLPPHVWAVAAGWALLCGAGGFLYFWKAEESYGRG; encoded by the coding sequence GTGGTGAGCCAGACAACAGCCCCGGCCCCGGTGGACACCCCGCCGCCGACCGCCCCGCCCGTGTACGGCCCCGGCGAGCTGGCCGAACTCGCCGCGCGCCACGGCCTGACCGTGAGCGGTGCGCGCCCCTCCCTGCCGGCGTACGTACGACAGCTGTGGGGGCGCCGGCACTTCATCACGGCGTTCGCCACGGCCAAGCTCACCGCCCAGTACAGCCAGGCGAAGCTCGGCCAGATCTGGCAGATCATGACCCCGCTGCTCAACGCGACGGTCTACTACTTCATCTTCGGCATCCTGATGAAGACGAAGCACGGCGTACCGGACTTCGTGCCCTTCCTGGTCACCGGCGTGTTCATCTGGACGTTCACCAGCTCCTCGATCACCGCCGGCACCCGCGCCGTCAGCGGCAACATCGGGCTCGTCCGGGCGCTCCACTTCCCGCGCGCCTCGCTGCCCATCGCGCTCGCCCTGCAACAGCTGCAGCAACTGCTCTTCTCGCTGGGCGCGCTGCTCCTGATCCTGCTGGCGTTCGGCCAGTTCCCGCAGCCGGCCTGGCTGCTCGCGGTGCCGGCGCTGGCCCTCCAGGCCGTCTTCAACACCGGCGTCTCGATGGTCATGGCCCGGCTCGCCGCGCGCACCCCGGACATCGCCCAGCTCACCCCGTTCGTCCTGCGCACCTGGATGTACGCGTCGGGCGTGATGTGGAGCATGGACACGATGCTGAGCGGGGACCGGGTCCCGCACTGGGTGAAGCTCGCCCTGGAGCTCAACCCGGCGGCCGTCTACATCGACCTGGTGCGCTTCGCGCTGATCGACAGCTTCGGCGGGAACCAGCTGCCCCCGCACGTCTGGGCCGTCGCGGCCGGCTGGGCACTGCTGTGCGGCGCGGGCGGGTTCCTGTACTTCTGGAAGGCCGAGGAGAGTTACGGACGTGGCTGA
- a CDS encoding NAD-glutamate dehydrogenase, which yields MQTKLDEAKAELLARAAKVADNSSGGGVGGPGGAPRVHVAEGSAGAGQDRSPQDVLLSYLQRYYLHTAPEDIVGRDPIDVFGAASSHYRLAEERPQGKANVRVHTPTVEENGWTCSHSVVEVVTDDMPFLVDSVTNELSRQGRGIHVVIHPQVVVRRDVTGKLVEVLTEGTGRDGGKGAKDKTGLPHDALVESWIHVEIDRETDRADLKQIQNDLLRVLSDVRETVEDWEKMRDAALRIADDLPGEPLDDLADDEVNEARELLRWLAADHFTFLGYREYELTDTDALAAVPGTGLGILRSDPHHTEDEAHPVSPSFDRLPADARAKAREHKLLVLTKANSRATVHRPSYLDYVGVKKFDAEGNVVGERRFLGLFSSAAYTESVRRVPVIRRKVAEVLEGAGFTPNSHDGRDLLQILETYPRDELFQTPVDQLRSVVTSVLYLQERRRLRLYLRQDEYGRYYSAIVYLPRDRYTTGVRLRLIDILKEELNGTSVDFTAWNTESILSRLHFVVRVAPGSELIGLTDGEAERIEARLVEAARSWADGFQEALTAECGEERAAELLRQYGHSFPEGYKADHSARAAVADIIHLEALKQHSRDFSLSLYEPVGAAPGERRFKIYRTGEQVSLSAVLPALQRLGVEVVDERPYELRCADRTHAWIYDFGLRMPQATSNDGYLADGARERFQDAFAAVWTGEAENDGFNALVLSAGLDWRQAMVLRAYAKYLRQAGSTFSQDYMESTLQNNVHTTRLLVSLFEARMSPGRQAAGTELTDGLLEELDGALDQVASLDEDRILRSFLTVIKATLRTNFFQHTDGGEPHAYVSMKFDPQSIPDLPAPRPAFEIWVYSPRVEGVHLRFGKVARGGLRWSDRREDFRTEILGLVKAQMVKNTVIVPVGAKGGFVAKQLPDPSVDRDAWLAEGVAAYRTFISALLDITDNMVAGEVVPPKDVVRHDEDDTYLVVAADKGTAKFSDIANEVAVAYGFWLGDAFASGGSAGYDHKGMGITARGAWESVKRHFRELGHDTQTEDFTVVGVGDMSGDVFGNGMLLSEHIRLVAAFDHRHIFIDPNPDAATSYAERRRLFDLPRSSWADYDKELISAGGGVHPRSAKSIPVNAHVREALGIEAGVSKLTPAELMQAVLKAPVDLVWNGGIGTYIKSTTESNADVGDKANDPIRVNGADLRAKVVGEGGNLGCTQLGRIEFARDGGRINTDAIDNSAGVDTSDHEVNIKILLNGLVRDGDMTVKQRNALLAEMTDEIGRLVLRNNYAQNTALANSISQAPSLLHAQQRFMRRLGRDGHLDRALEFLPSDRQIRELLSAGKGLTQPELAVLLAYTKITAAQELIGTSLPDDPHLQKLLHAYFPEQLTARYPEAVDGHALRREIITTVLVNDTVNSGGSTFLHRLREETGASIEEIVRAQVAAREIFGLGEVWDAVEALDNEVAADVQTRIRLHSRRLVERGSRWLLGNRPQPLAIAGTVDFFRDGVEQVWAALPKMLKGADQEWYQGILDELTAAGVPDELAQRVAGFSSAFPALDIVAIADRTGKEPLAVAEVYYDLADRLGITQLMDRIIELPRADRWQSMARASIREDLYAAHAALTADVLSVGNGASSPQERFDAWEEKNAAILARSRSTLEEIQGSDAFDLANLSVAMRTMRTLLRTHV from the coding sequence ATGCAGACCAAGCTGGACGAAGCCAAGGCCGAGCTGCTCGCACGGGCTGCCAAGGTAGCTGACAACAGTTCGGGCGGTGGTGTCGGCGGGCCGGGCGGGGCCCCCCGCGTCCACGTCGCCGAAGGCTCCGCGGGGGCCGGACAGGATCGCTCCCCCCAGGACGTCCTGCTCTCCTATCTCCAGCGCTACTACCTGCACACCGCCCCCGAGGACATCGTGGGCCGCGACCCGATCGACGTGTTCGGCGCCGCCTCCTCGCACTACCGACTGGCCGAGGAGCGCCCGCAGGGCAAGGCGAACGTCCGGGTGCACACCCCGACCGTCGAGGAGAACGGCTGGACCTGCAGCCACTCCGTCGTCGAGGTCGTCACCGACGACATGCCCTTCCTGGTCGACTCCGTCACCAACGAGCTGTCCCGCCAGGGCCGCGGCATCCACGTCGTGATCCACCCGCAGGTCGTCGTCCGCCGCGACGTCACCGGCAAGCTGGTCGAGGTCCTCACCGAGGGCACCGGCCGCGACGGCGGCAAGGGCGCCAAGGACAAGACCGGACTGCCGCACGACGCCCTCGTGGAGTCCTGGATCCACGTCGAGATCGACCGCGAGACCGACCGCGCCGACCTCAAGCAGATCCAGAACGACCTGCTGCGCGTCCTGTCCGACGTACGGGAGACCGTCGAGGACTGGGAGAAGATGCGGGACGCGGCGCTGCGCATCGCCGACGACCTGCCCGGCGAACCGCTCGACGACCTCGCCGACGACGAGGTCAACGAGGCGCGGGAGCTGCTGCGCTGGCTCGCCGCCGACCACTTCACCTTCCTCGGCTACCGCGAGTACGAGCTGACGGACACCGACGCGCTGGCCGCCGTCCCCGGCACCGGCCTCGGCATCCTGCGCTCCGACCCGCACCACACCGAGGACGAGGCCCACCCGGTCAGCCCCTCCTTCGACCGGCTGCCCGCCGACGCCCGCGCCAAGGCCCGTGAGCACAAGCTCCTCGTCCTGACCAAGGCCAACAGCCGGGCCACCGTGCACCGCCCCAGCTACCTCGACTACGTCGGCGTGAAGAAGTTCGACGCCGAGGGCAACGTCGTCGGCGAGCGCCGCTTCCTCGGCCTCTTCTCGTCCGCCGCGTACACCGAGTCCGTGCGCCGGGTCCCCGTCATCCGCCGCAAGGTCGCCGAGGTCCTGGAGGGCGCCGGGTTCACCCCCAACAGCCACGACGGCCGCGACCTGCTCCAGATCCTGGAGACCTACCCGCGCGACGAGCTGTTCCAGACCCCCGTCGACCAGCTGCGTTCGGTCGTCACCTCGGTCCTCTACCTCCAGGAGCGCCGCCGGCTGCGGCTCTACCTGCGCCAGGACGAGTACGGCCGCTACTACTCCGCGATCGTCTACCTGCCGCGCGACCGCTACACCACCGGTGTCCGGCTGCGGCTGATCGACATCCTCAAGGAGGAACTGAACGGCACCAGCGTCGACTTCACCGCCTGGAACACCGAATCGATCCTCTCCCGGCTGCACTTCGTCGTCCGTGTCGCCCCCGGCAGCGAGCTGATCGGCCTCACGGACGGCGAGGCCGAACGCATCGAGGCCCGGCTCGTCGAGGCCGCCCGCTCCTGGGCGGACGGCTTCCAGGAGGCGCTGACCGCCGAGTGCGGCGAGGAGCGCGCCGCCGAACTGCTCCGCCAGTACGGGCACTCCTTCCCCGAGGGCTACAAGGCCGACCACTCGGCGCGCGCCGCGGTGGCCGACATCATCCATCTCGAAGCGCTCAAGCAGCACAGCCGCGACTTCTCGCTCAGCCTCTACGAGCCGGTCGGCGCCGCCCCCGGCGAACGCCGCTTCAAGATCTACCGCACCGGTGAGCAGGTCTCCCTGTCCGCCGTGCTGCCCGCCCTCCAGCGGCTCGGCGTCGAGGTCGTCGACGAGCGCCCGTACGAGCTGCGCTGCGCCGACCGCACGCACGCCTGGATCTACGACTTCGGGCTGCGGATGCCGCAGGCCACCTCCAACGACGGCTATCTGGCGGACGGGGCCCGCGAGCGCTTCCAGGACGCCTTCGCCGCCGTATGGACCGGCGAGGCGGAGAACGACGGCTTCAACGCGCTGGTGCTGAGTGCCGGGCTCGACTGGCGGCAGGCCATGGTGTTGCGCGCCTACGCGAAGTACCTGCGCCAGGCCGGTTCCACGTTCAGCCAGGACTACATGGAGTCCACCCTCCAGAACAACGTCCACACCACCCGGCTGCTCGTCTCGCTCTTCGAGGCCCGCATGTCGCCCGGCCGTCAGGCCGCCGGCACCGAGCTGACCGACGGGCTCCTCGAAGAGCTCGACGGGGCGCTCGACCAGGTCGCCTCGCTCGACGAGGACCGCATCCTGCGCTCCTTCCTCACCGTCATCAAGGCGACCCTGCGGACCAACTTCTTCCAGCACACGGACGGCGGCGAGCCGCACGCGTACGTGTCGATGAAGTTCGACCCGCAGTCCATCCCGGACCTGCCCGCGCCCCGCCCCGCGTTCGAGATCTGGGTGTATTCGCCCCGCGTGGAGGGCGTCCACCTCCGCTTCGGCAAGGTCGCCCGAGGCGGTCTGCGCTGGTCCGACCGGCGCGAGGACTTCCGCACCGAGATCCTCGGCCTGGTCAAGGCGCAGATGGTGAAGAACACGGTCATCGTGCCGGTCGGCGCCAAGGGCGGCTTCGTCGCCAAGCAGCTGCCCGACCCCTCGGTGGACCGGGACGCGTGGCTGGCCGAGGGCGTCGCCGCGTACCGCACCTTCATCTCGGCGCTGCTCGACATCACGGACAACATGGTGGCCGGCGAGGTCGTGCCGCCCAAGGACGTCGTCCGGCACGACGAGGACGACACCTACCTCGTCGTCGCGGCCGACAAGGGCACCGCGAAGTTCTCCGACATCGCCAACGAGGTCGCCGTCGCGTACGGCTTCTGGCTCGGGGACGCCTTCGCCTCCGGCGGCTCCGCCGGGTACGACCACAAGGGCATGGGCATCACCGCCCGCGGCGCCTGGGAGTCCGTCAAGCGGCACTTCCGCGAGCTGGGCCACGACACCCAGACCGAGGACTTCACCGTCGTCGGCGTCGGTGACATGTCCGGTGACGTCTTCGGCAACGGCATGCTGCTCTCCGAGCACATCCGGCTCGTCGCCGCCTTCGACCACCGGCACATCTTCATCGACCCCAACCCGGACGCCGCGACCTCCTACGCCGAGCGGCGCCGCCTCTTCGACCTGCCGCGCAGCTCCTGGGCCGACTACGACAAGGAGCTGATCTCCGCGGGCGGCGGCGTCCACCCGCGCAGCGCCAAGTCCATCCCGGTCAACGCCCATGTGCGCGAGGCGCTCGGCATCGAGGCCGGCGTGAGCAAGCTGACCCCCGCCGAACTGATGCAGGCCGTCCTCAAGGCCCCCGTCGACCTCGTGTGGAACGGCGGCATCGGCACGTACATCAAGTCCACCACCGAGTCGAACGCGGACGTCGGCGACAAGGCCAACGACCCGATCCGCGTCAACGGCGCCGACCTGCGCGCCAAGGTCGTCGGCGAGGGCGGCAACCTGGGCTGCACCCAGCTCGGCCGCATCGAGTTCGCCCGCGACGGCGGCCGGATCAACACCGACGCCATCGACAACAGCGCCGGTGTGGACACCTCCGACCACGAGGTGAACATCAAGATCCTGCTCAACGGGCTCGTGCGGGACGGCGACATGACCGTCAAGCAGCGCAACGCGCTGCTCGCCGAGATGACCGACGAGATCGGCCGCCTGGTGCTGCGCAACAACTACGCGCAGAACACCGCCCTCGCCAACTCGATCTCCCAGGCGCCGTCCCTGCTCCACGCCCAGCAGCGCTTCATGCGCCGTCTCGGCCGGGACGGGCACCTCGACCGGGCGCTGGAGTTCCTGCCCAGCGACCGGCAGATCCGCGAGCTGCTGAGCGCCGGCAAGGGGCTCACCCAGCCGGAGCTGGCCGTGCTGCTCGCGTACACGAAGATCACCGCCGCGCAGGAGCTGATCGGGACCAGCCTGCCGGACGACCCGCACCTGCAGAAGCTGCTGCACGCCTACTTCCCGGAGCAGCTCACCGCCCGCTATCCGGAGGCGGTCGACGGGCACGCCCTGCGGCGCGAGATCATCACCACGGTGCTGGTCAACGACACCGTCAACAGCGGTGGTTCGACGTTCCTGCACCGGCTGCGGGAGGAGACCGGCGCCTCCATCGAGGAGATCGTGCGGGCGCAGGTCGCGGCCCGCGAGATCTTCGGCCTCGGTGAGGTGTGGGACGCCGTCGAGGCCCTCGACAACGAGGTCGCCGCCGATGTGCAGACCCGTATCCGGCTGCACTCGCGGCGGCTCGTCGAGCGCGGTTCGCGCTGGCTGCTGGGCAACAGGCCGCAGCCGCTGGCGATCGCCGGGACGGTCGACTTCTTCCGCGACGGCGTCGAGCAGGTCTGGGCCGCGCTGCCCAAGATGCTCAAGGGCGCCGACCAGGAGTGGTACCAGGGCATCCTGGACGAGCTGACCGCCGCCGGGGTCCCGGACGAGCTGGCGCAGCGTGTCGCCGGGTTCTCCTCGGCCTTCCCCGCGCTCGACATCGTGGCGATCGCGGACCGCACCGGCAAGGAGCCGCTGGCCGTCGCCGAGGTGTACTACGACCTCGCGGACCGGCTGGGGATCACCCAGCTGATGGACCGGATCATCGAGCTGCCGCGCGCGGACCGGTGGCAGTCCATGGCCCGTGCGTCCATCCGCGAGGACCTGTACGCGGCGCACGCGGCGCTCACCGCCGACGTGCTGAGCGTGGGCAACGGGGCGTCCTCGCCGCAGGAGCGGTTCGACGCGTGGGAGGAGAAGAACGCGGCGATCCTGGCGCGGTCGCGGTCCACGCTGGAGGAGATCCAGGGGTCGGACGCGTTCGACCTCGCCAACCTGTCGGTGGCGATGCGGACGATGCGGACGCTGCTGCGTACGCACGTCTAG
- a CDS encoding bifunctional glycosyltransferase/CDP-glycerol:glycerophosphate glycerophosphotransferase — MLNMPPRLSVVVPVYNVELFLTDCLKSLAEQTMTDLEVVMVDDGSTDGSAALAEEFAAGDDRFKLVRQKNGGLGHARNTGFRNCHPESRYLAFCDSDDIIPPNAYELLVESLEETGSDLASGNVLRLRAGGKLVQSPMFRKPMATTRKRTHVSRDLDLLGDRIACNKVFRRSFWDKNEFAFPVGALYEDIPVVLPAHFLADAVDIVKDPVYYWRDRPGSITTSRAVVRGIHDRVAHVQGVSEFLAAKRTAADKNHYEAHALANDLWYFMEVLPDGDQEYRDAFLTYTNKFIDQVDPAVLDGLPLRLRVMWYLVREHRMDELLALLLREKSEPGAFEVSGVRRRQAHYPVLTRPVPAPVLRVADRDLPLAARLRDAQWRDGKLFLKGYAYVRNLPVTSGPSEFRLGWLRAGRRNVVPLRLRRVDEPEATARSRQSLHDYHRSGFETSVDAAKLRIQADSGPKQLTWQFEVGIARNGLLRRAFPSVREASVAPPVHRPDGDHRIVPAFDGDKLVLHAERVDARFETHAGDKPGTVTVSGVVRTRLVKGELTLRLTHGGTRTTFEVPATVGSGAGAGWSRFTAELPLATVEENRPAGEDAPKSVSYSIHLVGKGLKASLDVPGSVHPGRYPLAGGPDGARRELALVTSSRGNLVIGDRPVQPAVELASWTEDGRLFLEGNYPEDPEHPVELVAQNSGHREEQVFPVEFTGPEGARRFRAELRPDAVEGPGGALPLGEGNWYFFFRDKGAADESGDRALRIPASAFHTLPAARRLRGRDYTLERRFGDQLLVVSGSVLTAAERGPRAKRLLSEAYAAQRSEQLRAAALYSTFDGRQYSDSPRAVYEELVRRGTEVEHIWVVRDQQAIIPEGATVVEHGSVAWHEALARSRYIVTNTQLPEWFARREDQTVVQTWHGTPLKRIGLELAGTAQANAAYIATLADRAKQWNFLVSPNTYSTPVLRRSFGFEGEVLECGYPRNDIFHAPDRAKVAAAVREKLGIPAGKRVVLYAPTWREDQRLGGGRYSLGLQLDLAAAERELGEDTVLLVRRHYMVTDRLPDSGTGFVKDVSRYPDVGELMLISDALVTDYSSLMFDFAQTGRPMLFHTYDLEHYRDTLRGFSFDFESRAPGPLIPASDDLIAALRDPEKAIAGHAKAYEQFRHDFCDLDDGRATARVVDRML; from the coding sequence GTGCTCAACATGCCGCCACGGCTCAGTGTCGTTGTCCCCGTCTACAACGTGGAACTTTTCCTGACGGACTGCCTGAAGTCCCTCGCGGAGCAGACCATGACCGACCTCGAGGTGGTGATGGTCGACGACGGGTCCACCGACGGCAGCGCCGCGCTGGCCGAGGAGTTCGCCGCGGGCGACGACCGCTTCAAGCTGGTCCGGCAGAAGAACGGCGGGCTGGGGCACGCCCGTAACACCGGTTTCCGCAACTGCCACCCCGAGAGCCGCTACCTGGCCTTCTGCGACAGCGACGACATCATCCCGCCGAACGCCTACGAGCTGCTCGTCGAGTCGCTGGAGGAGACCGGCTCGGACCTGGCCTCCGGCAACGTGCTGCGGCTGCGGGCCGGCGGAAAGCTCGTGCAGTCGCCGATGTTCCGCAAGCCCATGGCCACCACCCGCAAGCGCACCCATGTCTCGCGCGACCTGGACCTCCTCGGCGACCGCATCGCCTGCAACAAGGTCTTCCGCCGCTCCTTCTGGGACAAGAACGAGTTCGCCTTCCCGGTCGGCGCGCTGTACGAGGACATCCCCGTCGTGCTGCCCGCCCACTTCCTGGCCGACGCCGTCGACATCGTCAAGGACCCCGTCTACTACTGGCGCGACCGCCCCGGCTCCATCACCACCAGCCGGGCCGTCGTCCGCGGCATCCACGACCGCGTCGCCCACGTCCAGGGCGTCTCCGAGTTCCTGGCCGCGAAGCGTACCGCCGCCGACAAGAACCACTACGAGGCCCACGCGCTGGCCAACGACCTCTGGTACTTCATGGAGGTCCTGCCGGACGGCGACCAGGAGTACCGGGACGCCTTCCTCACGTACACCAACAAGTTCATCGACCAGGTCGACCCCGCGGTCCTCGACGGGCTGCCGCTGCGCCTGCGCGTGATGTGGTACCTGGTGCGCGAGCACCGCATGGACGAGCTGCTGGCGCTGCTGCTCAGGGAGAAGAGCGAGCCCGGCGCCTTCGAGGTCAGCGGCGTGCGCCGACGCCAGGCCCACTACCCGGTGCTCACCCGGCCCGTGCCCGCCCCGGTGCTGCGCGTCGCCGACCGCGACCTGCCGCTCGCCGCCCGGCTGCGCGACGCCCAGTGGCGCGACGGCAAGCTGTTCCTCAAGGGCTACGCGTACGTGCGCAACCTCCCGGTCACCTCCGGGCCCAGCGAGTTCCGCCTGGGCTGGCTCCGGGCCGGCCGGCGCAACGTCGTCCCGCTCCGGCTGCGCCGCGTCGACGAGCCCGAGGCCACCGCCCGCTCCCGCCAGAGCCTGCACGACTACCACCGCTCCGGCTTCGAGACCTCCGTGGACGCCGCCAAGCTCCGCATCCAGGCCGACAGCGGCCCCAAGCAGCTCACCTGGCAGTTCGAGGTCGGCATCGCCCGCAACGGCCTGCTGCGCCGTGCCTTCCCCTCGGTCCGCGAAGCCTCCGTCGCCCCGCCCGTCCACCGCCCCGACGGCGACCACCGCATCGTCCCCGCCTTCGACGGCGACAAGCTGGTGCTGCACGCCGAGCGCGTGGACGCCCGGTTCGAGACGCACGCGGGCGACAAGCCCGGCACCGTCACCGTCTCCGGCGTCGTCCGCACCCGCCTGGTCAAGGGCGAACTGACGCTGCGTCTGACACACGGCGGCACCAGGACCACCTTCGAGGTGCCCGCCACCGTGGGCTCCGGCGCCGGAGCCGGCTGGAGCCGCTTCACCGCCGAACTGCCGCTCGCCACCGTCGAGGAGAACCGCCCCGCCGGCGAGGACGCCCCCAAGAGCGTCTCGTACAGCATCCACCTCGTCGGCAAGGGCCTCAAGGCCTCGCTCGACGTGCCCGGTTCGGTGCACCCCGGCCGCTACCCGCTCGCCGGCGGACCGGACGGCGCCCGCCGCGAACTGGCCCTCGTCACCAGCTCGCGCGGCAACCTGGTGATCGGCGACCGGCCCGTGCAGCCCGCCGTCGAGCTGGCCAGCTGGACCGAGGACGGCCGGCTGTTCCTGGAGGGCAACTACCCCGAGGACCCGGAGCACCCGGTCGAGCTGGTCGCGCAGAACAGCGGCCACCGCGAGGAGCAGGTCTTCCCGGTCGAGTTCACCGGCCCCGAGGGCGCCCGCCGCTTCCGCGCCGAGCTGCGGCCCGACGCCGTCGAGGGTCCGGGCGGCGCGCTGCCGCTCGGCGAGGGCAACTGGTACTTCTTCTTCCGGGACAAGGGCGCCGCCGACGAGAGCGGCGACCGCGCGCTGCGTATCCCCGCCTCCGCCTTCCACACCCTGCCCGCCGCCCGCCGGCTGCGCGGCCGCGACTACACCCTGGAGCGCCGCTTCGGCGACCAGCTCCTCGTCGTCTCCGGCTCCGTGCTCACCGCCGCCGAGCGCGGCCCGCGCGCCAAGCGCCTGCTGAGCGAGGCGTACGCCGCCCAGCGCTCCGAGCAGCTGCGCGCCGCCGCCCTGTACAGCACCTTCGACGGCCGTCAGTACTCCGACTCGCCGCGCGCGGTCTACGAGGAGCTGGTGCGCCGGGGCACCGAGGTGGAGCACATCTGGGTCGTCCGCGACCAGCAGGCGATCATCCCCGAGGGCGCGACCGTCGTCGAGCACGGCTCGGTCGCCTGGCACGAGGCGCTGGCCCGCAGCCGCTACATCGTCACCAACACCCAGCTGCCCGAGTGGTTCGCGCGCCGCGAGGACCAGACGGTCGTCCAGACCTGGCACGGCACCCCGCTCAAGCGCATCGGCCTGGAACTCGCCGGCACCGCCCAGGCGAACGCCGCGTACATCGCGACCCTCGCCGACCGGGCCAAGCAGTGGAACTTCCTGGTCTCGCCGAACACGTACTCCACGCCCGTCCTGCGCCGCTCCTTCGGCTTCGAGGGCGAGGTGCTGGAGTGCGGCTACCCGCGCAACGACATCTTCCACGCCCCGGACCGGGCCAAGGTGGCCGCCGCCGTACGCGAGAAGCTGGGCATCCCGGCCGGCAAGCGCGTCGTCCTGTACGCGCCGACCTGGCGCGAGGACCAGCGCCTGGGCGGCGGGCGCTACTCGCTGGGCCTCCAGCTCGACCTGGCCGCCGCCGAGCGCGAACTCGGCGAGGACACCGTGCTCCTGGTGCGCCGTCACTACATGGTCACCGACCGGCTGCCGGACAGCGGCACCGGCTTCGTCAAGGACGTCTCGCGCTACCCGGACGTCGGCGAACTCATGCTCATCAGCGACGCCCTGGTCACCGACTACTCCTCGCTGATGTTCGACTTCGCCCAGACCGGGCGGCCGATGCTCTTCCACACCTACGACCTGGAGCACTACCGCGACACCCTGCGCGGGTTCAGCTTCGACTTCGAGTCGCGGGCACCCGGGCCGCTGATCCCGGCATCGGACGACCTGATCGCCGCGCTGCGCGACCCGGAGAAGGCCATCGCCGGACACGCCAAGGCGTACGAGCAGTTCCGGCACGACTTCTGCGACCTCGACGACGGCCGGGCCACCGCCCGCGTGGTCGACCGCATGCTGTAG
- a CDS encoding ABC transporter ATP-binding protein encodes MDSAVPTVVVDDVHITYRVNGARTGRGSATSALSRIASRRKAPGVREVHAVKGVSFAAYKGEAIGLIGSNGSGKSTLLKAIAGLLPASRGRVHTHGQPSLLGVNAALMSDLTGERNVVLGGLAMGMTRAEIRERYDGIVDFSGINDKGDFITLPMRTYSSGMAARLRFSIAAAKNHDVLLIDEALSTGDARFQQRSKDRIRELREQAGTVFLVSHHNKSITETCDRAIWLEAGVLRMDGPAKEVMREYEKATAKR; translated from the coding sequence ATGGATTCCGCGGTGCCGACGGTCGTCGTGGACGACGTCCACATCACGTACCGGGTCAACGGCGCCCGCACCGGCCGGGGCAGCGCCACCTCCGCGCTGAGCCGGATCGCCTCGCGCCGGAAGGCTCCGGGCGTGCGCGAGGTGCACGCCGTCAAGGGCGTCAGCTTCGCCGCGTACAAGGGGGAGGCGATCGGGCTGATCGGCTCCAACGGCTCGGGCAAGTCCACCCTGCTGAAGGCCATCGCAGGGCTGCTGCCCGCCTCCAGGGGCCGTGTCCACACCCACGGCCAGCCCTCGCTGCTCGGCGTCAACGCGGCGCTGATGAGCGATCTGACCGGCGAGCGCAACGTCGTGCTCGGCGGCCTGGCGATGGGCATGACCCGCGCGGAGATCCGCGAGCGCTACGACGGGATCGTCGACTTCTCCGGCATCAACGACAAGGGCGACTTCATCACGCTGCCCATGCGCACGTACTCCTCCGGCATGGCGGCCCGCCTCCGCTTCTCCATCGCCGCCGCCAAGAACCACGACGTGCTGCTCATCGACGAGGCCCTGTCCACCGGCGACGCCCGCTTCCAGCAGCGCAGCAAGGACCGCATCCGGGAACTGCGCGAGCAGGCCGGCACGGTGTTCCTGGTGAGCCACCACAACAAGTCGATCACCGAGACCTGCGACCGGGCGATCTGGCTGGAGGCCGGCGTCCTGCGCATGGACGGCCCGGCCAAGGAGGTCATGCGGGAGTACGAGAAGGCCACCGCGAAACGCTGA